One stretch of Bremerella cremea DNA includes these proteins:
- a CDS encoding DUF1501 domain-containing protein, translated as MSDSKQPKPTYCGRTRREFLWDAGAKFPGLALTYMLAQDGFLGKQAVAADGVSSFDNPLAAKQPMFQGKAKNVIFLFMYGGPSHVDTFDYKPKLYGLDGKTVPVKTKGRGGEKNEGRVVGPKWNFKQYGQSGQWVSELFPHLATCVDDIAFLKSCQADSPIHGSAMLMMNSGRILSGFPTIGSWVTYGLGTVNQNLPGYVVMLDPTGGPISGAKNWTCGFMPANYQGTIFRSKGAPIIDLAAPDGMTREAQRRLLDAMKAANQEHFASRNDNSELSARIHSYELAYRMQEHAPEAVDLATETEETKALYGIDNPQTEEFGRRCLLARRLVERGVRFVQLYSGGHHNDANWDAHGDLEKNHNYHAGRTDKPIAGLIQDLKRKGMLDDTLIVWGGEFGRQPTAEYEKGTGRDHNSYGFTMWMAGGGIKGGVSYGATDELGAEAVENPLHVKRLHATMLHQLGLDPNALSYFYSGLDQKLVGVEHVEPIREIIS; from the coding sequence ATGTCCGACTCAAAGCAGCCTAAGCCAACGTATTGTGGGCGCACACGGCGCGAGTTTCTGTGGGATGCCGGCGCGAAGTTTCCCGGGCTCGCGCTGACCTACATGCTGGCGCAAGATGGGTTTTTGGGCAAACAAGCGGTCGCTGCCGACGGCGTTTCCAGCTTCGATAACCCCTTGGCCGCGAAGCAGCCGATGTTCCAGGGGAAAGCGAAGAACGTCATCTTCCTGTTCATGTACGGCGGCCCCAGCCATGTCGATACGTTCGACTACAAGCCGAAATTGTACGGTTTGGATGGTAAAACGGTTCCGGTGAAAACCAAGGGACGTGGCGGCGAGAAGAACGAAGGCCGTGTCGTGGGGCCGAAGTGGAACTTTAAGCAGTACGGCCAGTCAGGGCAGTGGGTCTCGGAACTGTTCCCTCATTTGGCGACTTGCGTCGACGACATCGCCTTTTTGAAGTCGTGCCAGGCCGATTCTCCCATTCATGGTTCGGCCATGCTGATGATGAACTCAGGCCGGATTCTGAGCGGTTTTCCGACGATTGGATCTTGGGTGACTTACGGCCTAGGGACGGTAAATCAGAACCTGCCCGGCTATGTCGTAATGCTCGATCCGACCGGTGGTCCGATCAGCGGGGCGAAGAACTGGACGTGCGGATTTATGCCGGCCAACTATCAGGGGACCATCTTCCGCAGCAAGGGAGCCCCGATCATCGATTTGGCCGCCCCTGATGGAATGACCCGCGAAGCGCAACGTCGCTTGCTGGACGCAATGAAGGCTGCCAACCAAGAGCACTTCGCATCGCGCAACGACAATAGTGAACTGTCGGCTCGCATTCACAGTTACGAGCTTGCCTACCGCATGCAGGAACACGCTCCTGAGGCGGTCGATTTAGCGACCGAAACGGAAGAGACCAAAGCGTTGTACGGTATCGATAACCCGCAAACCGAAGAGTTTGGGCGTCGCTGCTTATTGGCACGTCGATTGGTCGAACGAGGCGTGCGGTTCGTACAGCTTTACTCTGGCGGGCACCACAACGATGCCAACTGGGATGCCCACGGCGACCTGGAAAAGAACCACAACTACCACGCCGGTCGTACCGACAAACCGATTGCTGGGCTTATTCAAGACCTAAAACGCAAAGGAATGCTGGACGATACGTTGATTGTCTGGGGGGGCGAGTTCGGACGTCAGCCCACCGCTGAATACGAAAAGGGAACCGGTCGCGATCACAACTCGTACGGTTTCACCATGTGGATGGCCGGTGGTGGCATCAAGGGTGGTGTTTCGTATGGTGCCACGGATGAACTGGGGGCGGAAGCCGTCGAGAACCCGCTGCATGTGAAACGCTTGCACGCCACCATGCTGCATCAGTTGGGGCTCGATCCGAACGCTTTGAGTTACTTCTATAGCGGGCTTGATCAGAAACTAGTCGGTGTCGAGCATGTCGAACCGATTCGCGAGATCATTTCGTAA
- a CDS encoding DUF1553 domain-containing protein encodes MFYLSVAKRSLLLVCAGLVALALVETVRAQDESEPTVKFNRDVKQILAKKCFSCHGPAEQEGSLRLDERETAIAEADSGEIAIVPGKPEESELIRRIQAHDESERMPPEGEGVSPEDIETLKTWIREGAKYQGHWAFEPLTDPQPPEVKQKDWVKNDIDNFILERLEENGLQPNPRASKRTLIRRAYYNLTGLPPTKEEIEAFEADDSPDAWGKLVDKMLASEHYGEKWGRHWLDLVRFAETNSYERDGVKPNAWKYRDYVIRSFNENKPYDQFIVEQLAGDEIEKPTPESIIATGYYRLGVWDDEPADPLLHVYDQYDDLIATTGKTFLGITVNCARCHDHKIDPITQANYYEFLSFFRGMKPYGTRGDVSYSQREISSPEVISAHENYQRESQAVENRLNEIVAGAIEKLPEEERKEVRKERNPERRREKMDGRIADLVPNDASEYDALKREWAGIKDREKYLPAREFAMAINRSDKVPDETNIMMRGNPHVPGEVVEPGFPQFFNAAKPIIPTPAEDQETSGRRLVLAKWIASKDNLMTARVMVNRIWQFQFGRGIVRTSSNFGQLGTPPTHPELLDWLANEFIDSGWDVKHLQRLMMTSATYQMSSAGQEKGLAEDPGNDLMWRFNSRRLTSEEVRDSILAVNGRLNEKMFGHGFYPKISDEVMAGQSKPGDGWGNSSYEEQARRAVYIHVKRSLLTPILSAFDFPETDSACEERFVTTQPAQALGMMNGAFANQQAEELAKRVRDAGATELEDQVRQAVQFALAREANESDVKIAVSLVNDLKQDHGLDDKQAFDLYCLMLINLNEFFFLD; translated from the coding sequence ATGTTCTATTTATCTGTCGCAAAGCGGTCTCTTCTTCTCGTCTGCGCCGGTCTCGTTGCGTTGGCGTTAGTTGAGACTGTTCGAGCTCAGGACGAGTCGGAACCGACGGTTAAGTTCAATCGTGATGTGAAGCAAATCTTGGCCAAGAAGTGTTTTTCTTGCCATGGTCCGGCGGAACAGGAAGGTAGCTTGCGCCTGGACGAGCGAGAAACGGCCATCGCCGAGGCGGACTCGGGGGAAATTGCGATTGTTCCCGGCAAACCGGAAGAAAGCGAACTCATTCGCCGCATCCAAGCGCACGACGAGTCGGAAAGAATGCCCCCCGAAGGCGAGGGGGTAAGTCCAGAGGATATCGAAACGCTGAAAACATGGATTAGGGAAGGGGCCAAATATCAAGGGCATTGGGCGTTCGAGCCACTGACCGATCCTCAGCCCCCGGAAGTGAAGCAGAAGGATTGGGTCAAGAATGATATCGACAACTTCATTCTAGAACGCCTGGAAGAAAACGGGCTTCAGCCAAACCCACGAGCATCGAAGAGAACGCTGATTCGGCGGGCTTATTACAACCTAACCGGGCTGCCCCCCACCAAGGAAGAGATTGAAGCGTTTGAGGCGGACGACTCTCCGGATGCTTGGGGAAAACTTGTCGATAAGATGTTGGCTTCCGAGCATTACGGCGAGAAGTGGGGACGGCATTGGCTCGATCTGGTCCGTTTTGCCGAGACCAACAGTTACGAACGGGACGGTGTGAAGCCCAACGCGTGGAAGTATCGCGACTACGTGATTCGCTCGTTCAACGAGAACAAACCGTACGATCAATTCATTGTCGAGCAGCTTGCCGGGGATGAAATCGAGAAGCCAACGCCAGAATCGATCATCGCCACCGGCTACTATCGCTTGGGGGTATGGGATGACGAACCGGCTGACCCGCTGCTGCACGTTTACGATCAGTACGACGATCTTATCGCCACGACCGGGAAGACCTTTCTGGGGATCACGGTCAATTGTGCCCGTTGCCACGACCACAAAATCGACCCGATTACCCAGGCCAATTACTACGAGTTCCTTTCGTTCTTCCGCGGCATGAAACCGTACGGCACGCGAGGGGATGTTTCCTATAGCCAACGCGAAATCTCTTCGCCTGAGGTGATTTCGGCGCACGAAAACTATCAAAGAGAGTCGCAGGCCGTCGAGAATCGCCTGAACGAGATCGTCGCAGGGGCGATCGAAAAATTGCCCGAAGAGGAACGTAAGGAAGTCCGCAAGGAACGCAATCCCGAGCGCCGACGCGAGAAGATGGATGGGCGTATTGCCGACCTGGTCCCCAACGATGCCTCGGAATACGACGCTTTGAAGCGAGAGTGGGCGGGGATTAAAGACCGCGAGAAATACCTCCCGGCCCGCGAGTTCGCCATGGCGATCAACCGAAGCGACAAAGTCCCGGATGAGACCAACATTATGATGCGGGGCAATCCGCATGTTCCTGGCGAGGTGGTGGAGCCAGGCTTTCCCCAGTTTTTCAATGCGGCGAAGCCTATTATTCCGACTCCTGCGGAAGATCAAGAAACATCGGGGCGTCGGTTAGTTCTGGCTAAATGGATTGCCTCGAAAGACAACCTCATGACAGCCCGCGTGATGGTAAACCGGATTTGGCAATTCCAGTTCGGACGCGGGATCGTTCGTACTTCCAGCAACTTCGGTCAGCTAGGAACACCACCTACACATCCGGAACTGCTCGATTGGTTGGCCAACGAGTTCATCGACAGTGGCTGGGACGTCAAACATTTACAGCGGTTAATGATGACCTCGGCCACGTACCAAATGTCTTCGGCTGGGCAAGAGAAGGGCTTGGCGGAAGACCCAGGCAACGATTTGATGTGGCGTTTCAATTCGCGGCGTTTGACGTCGGAAGAAGTGCGCGATTCGATCTTGGCCGTGAATGGTCGGTTGAACGAAAAGATGTTTGGGCACGGTTTCTATCCGAAGATTTCCGACGAAGTCATGGCCGGGCAATCGAAGCCAGGGGATGGCTGGGGGAATTCTTCGTATGAAGAGCAAGCCCGTCGCGCGGTTTACATTCACGTTAAGCGGTCGTTGTTGACGCCGATTTTGTCCGCTTTTGACTTCCCCGAGACCGACTCGGCCTGCGAAGAACGTTTTGTCACAACGCAGCCCGCCCAGGCTTTGGGAATGATGAACGGGGCGTTTGCCAATCAGCAAGCAGAAGAGCTCGCAAAACGTGTTCGCGATGCGGGCGCTACCGAGCTTGAAGATCAGGTACGGCAAGCGGTTCAATTTGCTTTGGCCAGAGAGGCTAACGAAAGCGATGTGAAGATCGCCGTATCGTTGGTCAACGATCTTAAGCAAGACCATGGATTGGACGACAAACAGGCATTCGATTTGTATTGCCTGATGTTGATCAACTTGAACGAATTTTTCTTCCTGGACTAG
- a CDS encoding SGNH/GDSL hydrolase family protein: MQKLLFAATALVLFASSPLLAQQKTGVWAIEPDPSLPNVLILGDSISIGYTLKVRQALAGKANVFRPHTADGTKAENCSGTTKGVEAVDRWLGDRQWDVIHFNWGLHDLKHVTEPGGNKVSSKANDPLQATVDQYTKNLEQIVQKLEATDATLIFATTTPVPPGTSGVLREPESPPKYNAAAIKIMRDHDIQVNDLFSFCQDRLDEIQRPKNVHFTDQGSQELAEQVTAVIEKALHEKSMK; this comes from the coding sequence ATGCAGAAACTTTTGTTTGCCGCCACGGCACTCGTTTTGTTCGCCTCCTCACCACTACTAGCCCAACAGAAAACTGGCGTCTGGGCGATCGAGCCTGATCCATCGCTACCGAATGTCTTGATCCTAGGCGATTCGATTTCCATCGGCTACACGCTGAAAGTCCGCCAAGCACTAGCAGGCAAAGCGAACGTCTTTCGTCCTCACACCGCCGACGGTACCAAGGCCGAAAACTGTTCTGGCACAACGAAAGGAGTCGAAGCAGTCGACCGCTGGCTGGGCGATCGTCAGTGGGACGTGATTCACTTCAACTGGGGCCTGCACGACTTGAAGCACGTCACCGAACCTGGCGGCAACAAGGTTTCCTCCAAGGCCAACGATCCACTGCAAGCCACCGTCGATCAGTACACGAAAAACCTTGAGCAAATTGTCCAGAAACTGGAAGCCACCGATGCCACGCTCATCTTCGCGACCACCACGCCGGTTCCACCAGGCACCAGCGGTGTGCTCCGCGAACCAGAATCGCCCCCTAAGTACAATGCTGCGGCGATTAAGATCATGAGAGATCACGACATTCAAGTGAACGACTTGTTCAGCTTCTGCCAAGATCGTCTGGACGAAATCCAGCGTCCTAAGAACGTTCACTTCACCGACCAAGGCTCGCAGGAACTCGCCGAACAGGTCACCGCCGTGATCGAGAAAGCTTTGCACGAAAAGAGCATGAAGTAA
- a CDS encoding glycerophosphodiester phosphodiesterase — protein MAASFVSAEEKPFHIQAHRGAGIAMPENTLEAFEYTWSIGVTPEADLRTTAEGEIVCFHDANLNRVVSNVSDAEKKTSVEKLPTDQVLALEVGSFRGQQYQGQKVPTLESVFAAMQGHPERLLYLDIKTADQGQLVKLIDKYGVTSQVIYTTTHHNLIQEWAKRVPGSLTLLWNGGSEEKLRQKMAEVRAADFEGITHLQIHVRVGDLASDDPFTPSTKFLKQIGAELKEKGIVFQVLPWECQDQKAYVRLLDLGVESFATDYPEVTVEAVKEFRTR, from the coding sequence ATGGCAGCCTCTTTCGTTTCGGCAGAAGAAAAGCCATTTCACATTCAAGCCCATCGCGGGGCTGGCATTGCCATGCCTGAAAATACGCTCGAAGCGTTCGAATATACCTGGAGCATCGGCGTCACGCCGGAAGCCGATTTGCGAACGACCGCCGAGGGGGAAATTGTTTGCTTTCACGATGCCAACCTGAACCGCGTCGTGAGCAACGTGAGTGACGCAGAAAAGAAAACGTCGGTCGAAAAGCTACCAACCGATCAAGTGCTGGCCTTGGAGGTCGGTTCGTTTCGCGGGCAGCAATACCAAGGTCAGAAAGTCCCTACGTTAGAATCGGTTTTCGCCGCCATGCAAGGACATCCTGAGCGGCTTTTGTACCTCGACATCAAGACGGCCGATCAGGGCCAACTGGTGAAGCTGATCGATAAGTATGGTGTCACTTCCCAGGTCATCTACACCACCACGCATCACAATTTGATTCAGGAGTGGGCGAAGCGGGTGCCTGGCTCGCTGACGCTGCTGTGGAATGGCGGTAGTGAAGAGAAGCTCAGGCAAAAGATGGCCGAGGTGCGGGCTGCAGACTTCGAGGGGATCACCCACTTGCAAATTCATGTCCGCGTCGGCGACCTGGCCAGCGACGACCCGTTCACTCCCTCTACGAAGTTCCTGAAACAAATCGGAGCGGAACTGAAAGAGAAGGGGATTGTCTTTCAGGTTTTGCCGTGGGAATGCCAAGATCAAAAGGCTTACGTGCGGCTGCTCGACTTAGGTGTCGAGTCGTTCGCCACCGACTACCCGGAAGTTACCGTCGAGGCCGTCAAAGAGTTTCGCACGCGGTAG
- a CDS encoding VanZ family protein, producing the protein MAVLWASSIFITSCYVIRPHEFFAMLQDWGVVDGSRMEEFKVFWGIWWFTIVKGWHFTEFALLTFFVAWGLRAGWPKLGQGSVLLAMLVAITYAATDEWHQTFVPDRYGTVTDVLIDSLGGLTAGAILIVRFRQTVPRESS; encoded by the coding sequence ATGGCAGTGCTGTGGGCTAGTTCCATCTTTATTACGTCGTGCTATGTGATTCGCCCGCACGAGTTCTTCGCGATGCTGCAAGATTGGGGCGTGGTCGATGGTAGCCGGATGGAAGAATTCAAAGTCTTCTGGGGAATCTGGTGGTTCACGATCGTCAAAGGGTGGCACTTTACCGAGTTCGCCTTGCTGACGTTCTTTGTGGCTTGGGGCCTGAGGGCAGGTTGGCCGAAGCTAGGGCAGGGAAGTGTGCTGCTGGCGATGCTCGTTGCGATAACGTATGCCGCCACCGATGAATGGCACCAAACATTTGTCCCCGATCGGTATGGCACCGTGACCGACGTGCTGATCGACTCGTTGGGGGGGCTAACCGCTGGGGCGATATTAATCGTACGATTCCGCCAAACCGTTCCCCGGGAATCAAGTTAG
- a CDS encoding XylR family transcriptional regulator, whose protein sequence is MQRRRVMLIVETSLVYGREVLRGINRYVVANEPWSMFVDLRELAYRPPAWLENWDGDGIITRSTTPSLAEQLKAWNIPTVDLTDIYGDQGLPHIGTDHEAVGRMGAAHLLERGFRYFAFCGFSGHNWSTRRYQGFKEAIEKSGSPVELLEGPWDSSSALTWEQQQAQLCDWLRELPRPIGIMACNDMRGQHVLDACRRINQAVPEEVAVVGVDNDELVCELCDPPLSSVMPNPQRIGFEAAALLDRLMKGEQPTQMSKLVEPLGIVTRQSTDVLAIEDPLVASAVKYIRQHACDGISVVDVLQHVPVSRSILERRFRKFIGRSPQSEIRNVQLKRVKQLLRETDLPLERIAGLSGYDHPEYMSVVFKRELGQTPGQYRTQNVKGASRRFR, encoded by the coding sequence ATGCAACGTCGTCGAGTCATGCTCATTGTTGAGACTTCGCTCGTCTATGGACGCGAAGTTCTCCGTGGAATCAATCGCTATGTGGTGGCTAACGAACCTTGGTCGATGTTTGTCGACCTCCGCGAACTAGCCTATCGCCCCCCAGCCTGGCTAGAAAATTGGGATGGCGATGGCATCATCACCCGCAGCACGACCCCCAGCCTAGCCGAGCAGTTGAAAGCCTGGAACATTCCCACCGTCGACTTGACCGACATCTATGGGGATCAAGGACTCCCCCATATTGGTACCGACCACGAAGCGGTCGGCCGGATGGGAGCTGCTCATCTGCTGGAACGCGGATTCCGCTACTTTGCTTTTTGCGGCTTCAGTGGTCATAACTGGTCGACCCGCCGCTACCAAGGTTTTAAGGAAGCGATCGAGAAATCAGGCAGCCCGGTCGAACTGCTGGAAGGCCCCTGGGATTCTTCTTCCGCGCTGACCTGGGAGCAGCAACAAGCGCAACTTTGCGACTGGCTGCGCGAACTCCCTCGCCCGATCGGGATCATGGCCTGTAACGACATGCGTGGTCAGCACGTGCTCGATGCTTGCCGTCGGATCAATCAAGCGGTGCCGGAAGAAGTGGCCGTGGTTGGTGTCGACAACGACGAACTTGTTTGCGAACTGTGCGACCCGCCTCTTTCCAGCGTGATGCCTAACCCCCAGCGGATCGGCTTTGAAGCGGCTGCCCTGCTCGATCGCTTGATGAAAGGGGAACAGCCCACGCAAATGAGCAAATTGGTCGAGCCGCTGGGGATCGTCACCCGGCAGTCAACCGACGTACTGGCGATCGAAGACCCGCTGGTTGCCTCGGCGGTGAAATATATCCGTCAGCATGCCTGCGACGGGATTTCGGTAGTCGATGTCCTGCAACACGTACCGGTCTCGCGCAGCATCCTTGAACGTCGCTTCCGCAAATTCATCGGACGCAGCCCGCAATCGGAAATTCGCAACGTGCAACTGAAACGCGTGAAACAACTCCTCCGCGAAACCGACCTCCCCCTCGAACGCATCGCCGGCCTCTCTGGCTACGACCACCCTGAATACATGAGCGTCGTCTTCAAACGCGAACTTGGCCAAACCCCAGGCCAGTACCGCACCCAAAACGTCAAGGGAGCCTCGCGCCGGTTCCGGTAG